The Triticum aestivum cultivar Chinese Spring chromosome 5A, IWGSC CS RefSeq v2.1, whole genome shotgun sequence genomic sequence GAGCGCGGGCTGAAATAtccctcccgccaactgcttctctgtgatgcagggcaccgcagccgcgaggcggaaacccgcgttttcccgggttggggTCAGGAATTTGCCGCGCCCCCTAAAAATTTTTGCGGGCCGGGGACGGATGCAGGGTCTGGTCGGGCAGGCTTCCGGCCcgtacccgcattttggcggttattttgtgggtcgggggcggatgcggggtctgctagagttgctctaagtgcGGTTCCGCGACCCTTTTGCGGGTCCAAACCCTATCCTCCCGCCACCGTGAGCCACCCGATTCCCCTTTCTCCTCTCCcaatttctcgccgccggcgaccctcCGCCCCGCCTCCAGCCACCATGTGGGGGCGAATGTGGAGCTCCAGACGCGGCTCCGGCAGCCGATCCGGCCGTGAGAGGGACCCGGAGCGCGAGCGGCGCGTCtggtccggcggcgcgaggaagcgCGGCGCGCGGAAGTGGACCAACCGCAGGCTTTCGCCGCCGGCGAGTTTCGACCGCCGGGAGACGGTGGAGTACGACCGCCGGCGCGCGTCGTTCTCCTCCGCGCGTTCTTCGTACAtcggatcctcctcctcctcctccgcgggctTCCTCCCCGTGAAGAGGGGGTGGTCGGACAAGGAGGAGGAGCCAGAGTCGCCGGCACCGTTCCCCTTCGTGCCGGTGAAGGAGGAGCCCAaggagcccgctccgctcggccGCCGCGGGGTCGTCGGGCCTGAGGACTACGTCGCGGAGTTCGATGCTATCGCTGCCTCCATCGCTGAGCGGAGCGTGCGCAAGGAGGAGGAGCATCACCGCCACGCCGAGGAGCTCGAAGCCCTCGAGTGCCGGCAGGCGGTCGCCGCCAAGGAGAAGGCCGAGGAGTGGCGCCGCATCCGCGCAGAGCAGGCGGAGAAGTTCGTCGATCTttgcagctccggcgaggaggagtgAGCGTCCGGctcctccacggcgtcgtccaGTTGCCGCGACCTCGCTGCCGTTTAGATCCGACCCCCTAGTACTAGCTTAACGTAGTATGTATGCTTGTAGTGTGATGAACTATGTAGTATGCGATGAACAATGTAGTATGTGATGAGCTGTGTTTgtgcaatttctcccgcgaaaGAAGTTTTTCAAATTATGCAGATTTAGATACGGGTTCTGCTTGGACGCGTATGTTTCTGACCCGCAAAAGCGAGTCGTATTTTTggggggtctgctagagttgctctaagagtGTTGACATCCACATGTTTTACACTATAGCCCTTCATATCTAAATTTATCCTCTCCTTTATCCCCCTTTTGATACTCTTGAACATACTACACCTCTAGCCCATATATCATTGCCCCCTCACCCCCTCTCACATATCGTGCTTGCCATGTTCTCATGACCTGCCTATATATTAGCATCTCTCCTCCCTAGCATTTTGTTGAGCAAGACCAGTGTCAAAAGTTAAGCTTTTATATCTACTGTAGAGCGTATCACATGCCAACGCATAAAAATAAGGCTTGATTGAAGAAATATTGTATAATTTAAATATGAAATTGATAATAAAATGCACCAACAAATGGTTTGAGACATACGAAAGGAAAGTTAATTAATGTTTATTTTTGGATGCTAAAAAGAATATAAAATATAGTAATTCATTAGAAAACATAAATGAGAATGGGTTGAAACTCAACAAGGTTTGTCATTTTACTTTGAATGAGCAGTGGAGGTATTAGACAAAAAATAGTATTGGTGTCCAAATGTGAGACCCCTGTGACACATAAAATATATGGTATGGCGAGGCGTGTGTCATCACTAGTGTCTAGATCTCCGTCGGCATAATTAATACTTGGCATacataagaaatactagtatgtacaggAGAAGATAATGGCATTAGTGCAAAAATTCTCCGCCGGTTGCTTGCTGCACTGAATAGCGGCCTACTGGCCTCGCTCGCAACGCTAACCTAGACATCGGTCACGAATAGTGATACTTAGGTGCCACACATTATCCTATGGCTTTTTTGCGGGTCATCCTATGGTTCGACCCATTCCAATGGGCGCTCTGTGCCAAAACATCCTGCCTATGTACAGCACATATGATCGACGATTATTTGGAAAACATATTGTAAGCCAATTAAGGAGTAGTATAGAAGATTTGGATCAAAAAAATCAACGCACGGAGTGCAGAAAGTGCATATACAATGCACAGCTCATAGGAATTGTTAGCATGCATTGCATGCACACCGGAGGATGGCAAAAAAAGGAGGCTGCATGCACCATATGGACGTATCTGGTGCAATATTACTTGGTGTAGGTGTAGAGGACCCATGGACAAAAATTGATGAAAGAAAGCTTACTTTTTCTTTCTTTGGAGCAGTATGAAGGAAGAGGACGAGATATAGAGAGGCAATTACCTCGCAGAAATTAATGCAATACACTATGAAGGATGGACGGATGAGGAGACACAAACGGAAAAGTTGTATCTAGCCTTAACAGATGAGGAGACACCGTAGAGCAACCAAGGGGTGTAAACACACAGGTGGCTATGACAGTTGTCGTGCCACTTTAAAAGGTATGAGGTAACGTAAGAAAATAACCAACATGGGCATTTATTACAATAAAATTTCTAATAAAATTGGTCCAAAGTATCCTACGCACATGCACGGGGCCACACCTCCCTTGTGCTCTTTAAGTGAATAGAAAACAACTTTGCTATGACCaccctatttttttatttttgaccCGAGAAATAAGCATGTTGTCtgttaacccacaagtataagggatcgtttgtaacttttttgataaataagagtgtcgaatccaatgaggaactaaaggtaggacaaatatttcctcaagttctattgaccatcgatacaactctatgcacagttaacgtttgctttacctagaacaagaataaaactagaagtactttgtgagaataaaatTATGAATAAATTGTAAGATAATAAAAgtagtagatagcttttgtcacacaagaaggtcatttgtccctaggtgatcgataactagaccggagattattattgcaattttatatgttgaagaagcatgagctaacatactttctgtatttggatcatatgcacttatgattggaattctagcaagcatccgcaactatcaaagatcattaaggtaaaactcaaccatagcattaagtatcaagtcctctttatcccatacgcaacaccCGCCTTGCTCGGGTCTGTGCTtttatcactcacgccacccaccataagcgaatcatgaacgtattgcaacaccctacagcgcgGATCCTTCAcgtttgcgcgacacagagagaaccgtaggacagcaccaaaataaaatatacaactcataccaatcatgatcatcaatcaacccataggacaaaacagatctactcaaacatcataggataaccacatatcattggataataatatatagtgttgagcaccatatttaagtagagaATTGCAGGGGaatagagaggttacactgcttcatagagggggagaaagttggtgttcacggtagcaagattgttgatgtagatcgccttCACGATCCTAGCCTCGACGGCACTCTGGCGTcatcgggagagagagggagagagcccccctccttcttattcttccttgaccttccccctatatgggaggagggtttctcctctagtccatggcctccatggtggtggaggagtgagagccccttcgagattggatctatctctttatTATCTTCTGTTTCGCGTTTCCCAGATCTAGCCTTTCACCGTTTTCTAAATATCCGAAGATCCGTAGCTCCGACcgcgctgaaattttaacacgaactttttccggatataagcttccttgcgcccgaagaaTGGCAGCAACCGCCTTACTAGGTGTACACCACGCGCCAGGGGGCTGggtcgcgccctggtgtcttgttggGGCTGTCACTAttaggaaaagggctaaagatgaaattgacactaatggcgcactgtacatgtggtgcgccattattaaatactaatggcgcatcatgtgttggtgcgccattagtgtgcaaatactaatggcgcaccacatccacggtgcgccattagtaaaaaaaataattttttttaaaactactaatggcgcaccgtgggggtggtgcgccattattagttgaactagtaatggcgcaccatgccatggtgcgccattagtaacttgaccaccacttccaccgaatgcaccccccccacccgtggaccgcctttttcagtttttaaaaaaataaaaaaatgatggaaatgtcaaaaaaataaaagaaaataagttttccatgtgatatgtggtctagttgttgtgaaaatttacaaatatgaatttcaactttatttgcgaaatctctcgagaatttgtaaaatgggcataacttttgcgtacgaactcggatgaaaaagttttttatatgaaaaatcatctagtcaaaaagttacatccgaacccgttaaacattttcaaaatcctcaaaaacctaacagaaaaaatgttacggggcttttaagatctggggaggcaaaaaaaatcaaaaaaattcaaacttattAATGCCGTACCTGcccatgatgcgccattactatcttcccgccttcaaaattcaaaataagtcaaaaaaataataaaaaaaagttactaatggcgcacctgcccatggtgcaccattagtataaccccaccttcaaaattcaaaataagtcaaaaaataaagaaaaaagttactaatggcgcacctgcccatggtgcgccattagtatcttcccgccttcaaaattcaaaataaatcaaaaaaataaaaataaaaagttagtaatggcgcacctgcccgcggtgcgccattactatgccgtatatacggctgggcgtggtcctctcctccttacctcttcattcttttcctccactccacctctcctccactccgtctcctcctctcctccactccatcttcccttctctcctccatcatactaccctcctcctctccggcgacctcctcctcctcctctccggcgacctcctcctcctcctctccggcgacctcctcctccctcctctcctcccctcccctcccctcacggtttctcctccctccacTCCGGTGAGATCCTCCTCCCTCCtatccggtgagctcctcctccctcctctccggtgagctcctcctccctcctctcctcccatcccctcatggtttctccttcctcctctccgatgctccggtgaactcctcttcggcgacctcctcctcctctccggcgatgtaggcgagcgcctctccggtgacctcctcctcctcctctccggcgaactcctctccgacaAAAGAACACGgaaaaagaacgtacaagatccaaaaacaggaacaaaatttgaaataatatcgtgccaaaaaacgagcaaaaaatgggcaaaaaaatcacgatccaaatccaaattcaaaattcaaaaatagcaatggcgcacggtgggggttagacggtgtgccactactattttcccgccttcaaaattcaaaaatactaatggcgcaccagtggcctatactaatggtgcaccagtggcctatactaatggcgcaccagtggtgcgccattagtaaaaaatactagtggcgtgatactaatggcgcaccagtgatgcgccattagtaggcaaaactggtgcgtcattagtagcccttttcctagtagtgtgtgggCCTccttttgcgttgattccacctcccaaaaatcacatatattctaaaataatCCTCCATAAATTTGTAtcacatttggacttcgtttgatatggatattctatgaaacaaaaaacatgcaacaaacaggaactgacactgggcactcggtcaatatgttagtccaataaatcatataaaatgttgtcaaaagtatgtgaaagctgtataatattggcatgaaacaataaaaaattatagatacgacggagacgtatcattgtcaTCAACATGTTTTATACTATGGTCCTTCATATATAAATTTATTTCGCTCCTTTCATTACTTTTTATAAGCATTTTGTCCTCTCTTGGTACTCTAGAATACACTACACCTTCAGTCGATGTATCAGTGCCCTGTCAACCCCCCACTCCACACCCCCCCCCCACTATCACATAGCATGCTCGCCATTTTCACCATGGATGCAAAACGATCGGAGCCCTTGGACAGGACTACCCAATAGAATGAGGACCAAACTGCCACATTTTTTGAGGCAGGACTAAACTGCCACTTCCTAGCTCTCGGCAAGCTTCACTCAAAGTGGAAATCCTCATAACTTGAGGACACTCTCCGTGAAAAATCACTCGCATTTCCTCCTATAAAATCCCCCAAGACCCCATCTCTCGAACAGTGTGTTCACAGGAACAACAATTCGGTCCAGAAATAGTAGTCCCTAACGAGCCCCCTGGCCCTGGCCCCCACCTGTTTGAAGCATCCTCCACCCTCCGCTGGTTCCCCCTTTCGCTATCGTCCACCACCATCCAGGTGAGAAGGCCATGAGTAGCTCGCACTATCCGGCTGCTGTGGTGGACGAGAGTAATGCTAAGATGGCAGTGAGGGAGTGGGTTGGGTGGGAGGAGATCGTGCtggagggcggcgacggcgaggagcgCAAGGTGTGCTACTTCCTCCTCTACGCGCCGCCCCAGGACGGCGGTAAGAGTGAGAGGGATCTAGCGGTGGTGGGTAAGTATTGGGGACCTGGTAACATAGCGTACTCGGCGGACTTGCAGTTCCTGCAATCCCTCCGGACGTCGCTCGAGTCTGGGTCGGCGTCCGCTAGGGTGGTGACGCTGGTGTTGGAGATCACCCAGATCAGGTGGAAGTCTAGGAAAGAGGTCATGGACTGGCTCACCTCGCTCGTCTCAGGTACTACGTGCTCCTTTTTTCATGCCTTAGTGGTGAATTTTTTGGTGGTTTTTGTACCATACATGATTAAGCTAACAGATCAGGCCGCTAGAATTTTTACCATGCATCTCTAACAACTGATATCAATGTTTGGTCAGTGTTTAGTAGGGGTTTACATCTCGAACACAAGATCCGATCTTATTTTTTCTTGTGTTTCTAATGTTTAGATCTGAATGTTTAGGAGCCTTTTAGCGTTAATACACAAGCTGCTCCTATGTCCAGCCAGATCAGTTTCTACTCATGTTTCGTTACGTTTTTGTTCGGTGCCAAGATTCAGTACAAGGGGGATGATATCCATGACCATCTTGTAGTGCTCTCCTTCTATCCCCTTCCTTTATTAGCAGTACTTTGGGATATCTTTTGTCTAATCTAATAGATCTACTCCTTTTTGTCAAGACGACCAGTAATTTATTGTTAAAGATCTTTTGTCTAATCTTCTAGATCTACTCCTTTTCTCATTCACCTCCCTATATGTGATCTATCTTGGCTTGTTTAATTCCTGATGTATGTGTTTGTTAATTTGCTAGATCTGGTTTATGCGTTTACTTCCTTTTGTGTTTGGTTAACTTTTTTTTAGATTAGTGTTTGGTTAACTTatgtgtttcctcttgtgtttgtCTTGTGAGGCCAATATGATGTGGATAGAAATCCCCTAACTTGCCTTCCATTGTTGTCGTCTTTGTAGATCCCCCGTATGGAGCCTTTGGATTGACTTGTCCCGACTACCATGACGGTGCATCTAAGGTACATACAATCTCAAGCGTCTTCCTGAGAAATGCTTCCTCTCAATGTGGTGGCTCATCTAATAGCAAAGTTTAGTTTTGACAATAGATCTGATGGTAGTCTTGTTAATGATGTACCGCGCTGTGTGGTGAATTTTGTATCGAACGATTGTAAGTTTTGCGATGGTTAATTAAtgtaaggtggtgttcaaaaaaattGATGTATTTGTTCATCCAGGATACCCCCTCAACACTCTCTACTGCCGGGGAAAATAAAGAAGGGTTCACATGGATATGCAAATTGCGCCATCTTGATCAACGTCGCAAGCACTACAAATCCTTTTGCCGAGAGGGAATGAGAATTTCGGTACGTGTTCATCAATGGCCCCCTTGTTTTCTTGGTTTGTTTTCACATACGGACGGATCTATATATCTTGGTTTACATCTATTATTAATTGTGTCGTGCACTATATGTCTTGGTAGGTTCATGATTTTGTGTTTATCAAGAGTGGAGGGAGAGAGAGCCATGTTGCATATGTGGAAGATATGTACGAAGATGGCAGTGCTAAGAACATGGTGCTGGTACGATGGTTTGAGGAACCTGATGGTGAGCACGGTGTTGCATTGCCCCCAGATCTTTATTGTAGGGAGATCTTCTTTGGATATGGGCTGCAAGATCTGAGGGTTGAATTTGTGGAGGGGGTGGCAGCGGTCCTAAATCCACAACACTTTGAGATGTTCAAGAAAATAAATGGAGGGAGCAGTAGCTGGCAGCCCTATGTATGTCGTCGGTGCATCGATGATGGCACCGTCGAGCCCTTTGACATCGCGCAACTCCAAGGATATGCAAACCAGGAGATAGTGAAGGAAATTGTTGCCGCATCCTCCTCGACGGTGGTGCAGGCCAAGCCACCTAATAACAATGGTAAAGCTTCCATTACTGGTCTGGCCGCCAAGAATCATGTTGGTTCTTCCAGCACTGTTACCGGTGACAAAACCATGGATACACAGAAGCAGAAGCCCCCTCCATGCAGCGTAACTCCTTCCAGCGTTGTTATCGGTGGCAAAACCATGGAGAAGCAGAAGGAGAAGGCCCCTGCATGCAGCACAACTCCTTCCAGTTCCGGCTCTGTTATCAATGACAAAACCATGGAGAAGCAGAAGCCTCCTCCATGCAGCGCAACTACTTCCACTTCCAGCACTGTTATCGATGACAACAAAACCATGGAGAAGCAGAAGGAGATGCCCCCTCCATGCAGCACAACTCCTTCCAATTCCAGCTCTGTTATCAATGACAAAAACATGGAGAAGCAGAAGCCTCCTCCATGCAGCGCAATTGCTTCCACTTCCAGCACTGTTATCGATGACAACAAAACCATGGAGAAGCAAAAGGAGATGCCCCCTCCATGCAGCGCGACTCCACAGAGCACCACCATTGGCCAGATCGTCAAAAGCAGTGTCGTTCCCCGTAGCGTGGTGAACTGTCAGACCATCGCGCATAATCAGCCGCCCCCAAGTGGTACTAGTACGTGTAATGTAGCAGTCAATGATGCGTCAACCATGCTGAACCCTGAGAAGATGTTCCAGCCCGGCTGCCGTCTTGAAGCCCTGTCCCAAGACAGCAGCGTGAGGGGTTGTTGGTTCAAATGTGTGGTACTCAGTAGGAGGGAGAAAGATAACAAGGTCAGGGTGCGGTACCAAGACATTCTGAATTCCGAGGGCAAGGGACAGCTCAGGGTTggtccttcctcttctttctctggtaTCCTGCatgtgttgatgatgatgatgtatgtACTCAACATGAGTTTTTTTGTTTTCCAGGAATCTCTCAAAGTTGCAAGAATTGCGGAACCTGACCACTTGAGCATACGCCTTACTAAAAGGCCCATGCTTCGCCCACACCTCCCAAGACACTACAGGAAGATCGAGTCTCCGGTGGCTGTCGGGGTCATCGTCGACGCGCGGCTGAAGGGCGGATGGTGGGAGGGGATCGTGTTGCAGCAGGAGACTGCTGGCCACGTCCAAGTTTATCTCCAAGGTGAACTGCCTGCCTACTCTCTTGATCACCTAGCTAGCAGTTAATAGTAGTATATATCCAGTTGGTACTTAGCACATTGGACTGGAGCTCTTCCTGATACATTGCATGCTTGCCAAAATTTCCAGGGGAGGGGAGACTTGTGGAGCTCCAAGTGGAGTGTCTGCGAAAGTCATTTGAGTGGCATGAGGAGCAATGGATTCCTCTAGATGCAAGAAAGGATGTTGCAGCCAAGATAACCCTTGACCTGAAGGGTGGTGAGAGATCTTCGAAACAGAAGGCTCAAAAGATGGATGAGCAGTCTAGCCAGACGGCGGCCGCCGCAGCCGCAGAGCTGGCAGCACCAACTGCAGAACTAGTGCAGCCTCTGGAGGAAGGTGACGATGAACCTGCAAACTCTGCTCCTCCACGGAAGAGGTTCCTGGCTCAGGGCTACTCTTTCGAGGAAAAAAGGCTGGAGGAGCATGCCAAAAAGATCAAAGGTACTGCTAATGAAGCTG encodes the following:
- the LOC123107035 gene encoding uncharacterized protein; the protein is MSSSHYPAAVVDESNAKMAVREWVGWEEIVLEGGDGEERKVCYFLLYAPPQDGGKSERDLAVVGKYWGPGNIAYSADLQFLQSLRTSLESGSASARVVTLVLEITQIRWKSRKEVMDWLTSLVSDPPYGAFGLTCPDYHDGASKDTPSTLSTAGENKEGFTWICKLRHLDQRRKHYKSFCREGMRISVHDFVFIKSGGRESHVAYVEDMYEDGSAKNMVLVRWFEEPDGEHGVALPPDLYCREIFFGYGLQDLRVEFVEGVAAVLNPQHFEMFKKINGGSSSWQPYVCRRCIDDGTVEPFDIAQLQGYANQEIVKEIVAASSSTVVQAKPPNNNGKASITGLAAKNHVGSSSTVTGDKTMDTQKQKPPPCSVTPSSVVIGGKTMEKQKEKAPACSTTPSSSGSVINDKTMEKQKPPPCSATTSTSSTVIDDNKTMEKQKEMPPPCSTTPSNSSSVINDKNMEKQKPPPCSAIASTSSTVIDDNKTMEKQKEMPPPCSATPQSTTIGQIVKSSVVPRSVVNCQTIAHNQPPPSGTSTCNVAVNDASTMLNPEKMFQPGCRLEALSQDSSVRGCWFKCVVLSRREKDNKVRVRYQDILNSEGKGQLRESLKVARIAEPDHLSIRLTKRPMLRPHLPRHYRKIESPVAVGVIVDARLKGGWWEGIVLQQETAGHVQVYLQGEGRLVELQVECLRKSFEWHEEQWIPLDARKDVAAKITLDLKGGERSSKQKAQKMDEQSSQTAAAAAAELAAPTAELVQPLEEGDDEPANSAPPRKRFLAQGYSFEEKRLEEHAKKIKGTANEAAKPVAAEGDGMSHGGSSADAKRCWVDPANSDGLNCAEREGKAAKSSGVKKMGSMEGSGSQGGASGGAAPVKPVPREEICVTNAEAPAVAMDKSEVIDLTLDD